In a genomic window of Holophagaceae bacterium:
- a CDS encoding 50S ribosomal protein L25: MSDEIIQVSLRTDFSKAANTKLRKSGLMPAVVYGLNEPPANIAISPKTVARILASESGRNSMVYMQREGTDIKRHVIIQAVQRHPVTGRLVHIDFLRVDPTHKVRVKIPVRLMGVPIGVKSQGGSLDFVHRMLEIECLPSLIPGHIDVNVEGLKIGDSIRFDQLNLPSTLRILGGEHEVVCAVRAKTAEEVVEETAVAAAPAAAAEPEVAKKGKKDEKK; encoded by the coding sequence ATGAGTGACGAAATCATCCAAGTGAGCCTGCGCACGGATTTCAGCAAGGCCGCCAACACCAAGCTCCGCAAGTCCGGCCTCATGCCGGCGGTGGTGTACGGCCTGAACGAGCCCCCCGCCAACATCGCCATCAGCCCCAAGACCGTGGCGCGCATCCTGGCCTCCGAGAGCGGGCGCAACTCGATGGTCTACATGCAGCGCGAAGGCACGGACATCAAGCGCCACGTCATCATCCAGGCCGTGCAGCGCCATCCCGTGACGGGCCGCCTCGTGCACATCGACTTCCTGCGCGTGGATCCCACCCACAAGGTGCGCGTGAAGATCCCTGTCCGCTTGATGGGCGTTCCCATCGGCGTGAAGAGCCAGGGCGGCTCTTTGGACTTCGTCCACCGCATGCTGGAAATCGAGTGCCTGCCGAGCCTCATCCCCGGCCATATCGACGTGAACGTGGAAGGCCTGAAGATCGGTGATTCCATCCGCTTTGATCAGTTGAACCTTCCGTCCACCCTGCGCATCCTCGGTGGCGAGCACGAGGTCGTTTGCGCCGTGCGCGCCAAGACCGCGGAAGAAGTCGTCGAGGAGACCGCCGTTGCTGCGGCGCCTGCGGCCGCAGCGGAGCCTGAAGTCGCCAAGAAAGGCAAGAAGGACGAAAAGAAATAG
- a CDS encoding metallophosphoesterase, which translates to MIFFFLFGFILALQLLHWHVLRRIAPHWLRPWLPWLIAAIHVPLVAYFALRFLGAPPSGFSHILRPFARAGFYFQAFTAVHLAILALAETLWWWRFRHHLPELETEAEADAEAEDPERRAFLRKVATAGFGLAASGAGYGASEAYGDPGITRMELAFPDLPAGLDGLKLVQLSDLHIGPMLGAPTVARWRALVAREAPDLLLVTGDLVDSMPSEIGPFIESFGHFPAAKGCFAILGNHDYFTDPRPIWKELEGAGFQCLENANRLVERNGALLAVLGISDPMASNGRFRGIRFGDGPRPEAAVQGIPDKAWRLCLSHRPSNWDLAVRTGARLTLSGHTHGGQVNIIPGVSSARMMGPYTRGLFEENGFKLYVSRGLGVVGIPMRLGAPPEIVVITLRTARPPAGA; encoded by the coding sequence ATGATCTTCTTCTTCCTCTTCGGCTTCATCCTCGCGCTGCAGCTGCTCCACTGGCATGTCCTCCGGCGGATCGCTCCACATTGGCTCCGGCCATGGCTGCCCTGGCTCATCGCGGCGATCCATGTGCCCTTGGTGGCCTACTTCGCCCTGCGGTTCCTGGGCGCGCCTCCCAGCGGGTTCAGCCATATCCTGCGCCCCTTTGCCCGGGCCGGATTCTACTTCCAGGCATTCACGGCGGTTCATCTGGCCATCCTGGCCCTGGCGGAGACCCTCTGGTGGTGGCGGTTCAGGCACCACCTTCCGGAACTGGAAACGGAAGCCGAAGCCGATGCGGAAGCCGAAGATCCGGAGCGCCGGGCTTTCCTCCGCAAGGTGGCCACCGCAGGCTTCGGCCTGGCGGCGTCGGGGGCGGGCTACGGCGCTTCCGAAGCCTATGGAGATCCGGGCATCACGCGGATGGAGCTGGCTTTTCCGGACCTTCCTGCGGGCCTCGACGGGCTTAAACTCGTGCAGCTCTCGGACCTCCACATCGGCCCCATGCTGGGAGCCCCGACCGTGGCCCGCTGGCGGGCCCTCGTGGCTCGCGAAGCGCCCGATCTGCTCTTAGTCACGGGCGACCTCGTGGACAGCATGCCCAGCGAAATCGGGCCTTTCATCGAATCATTCGGACATTTTCCAGCGGCCAAAGGCTGCTTCGCCATCCTCGGCAACCACGACTACTTCACCGATCCGAGGCCCATCTGGAAGGAGCTCGAAGGCGCCGGATTCCAGTGCCTGGAGAACGCGAACCGGCTGGTGGAGCGGAATGGGGCGCTGCTCGCGGTTCTCGGAATTTCCGATCCCATGGCTTCCAACGGCCGCTTCCGCGGGATCCGCTTCGGCGACGGCCCCCGGCCCGAAGCCGCCGTGCAAGGCATTCCTGACAAGGCCTGGCGGTTGTGCCTCAGCCACCGGCCCAGCAACTGGGACCTGGCGGTGCGAACCGGCGCCAGACTCACACTCAGCGGCCACACCCACGGCGGGCAGGTGAATATCATCCCTGGCGTTTCCAGCGCCAGGATGATGGGCCCCTACACGCGAGGCCTTTTCGAGGAGAACGGCTTCAAGCTCTACGTCAGCCGCGGGCTGGGCGTGGTGGGGATTCCCATGCGGCTTGGCGCGCCGCCTGAGATCGTGGTGATCACCCTTCGGACCGCGCGGCCGCCGGCCGGCGCCTAG
- a CDS encoding lysophospholipid acyltransferase family protein translates to MTASGINITVRGRPLGSPLSTWLNFRVVPFLAAHLVKLLAYTLRVHYEGLEPVQDLIQADRRFILAFWHRRLVMMPLAYPFKRKGRGVAILASDSKDGERSTATWKWFGIHAVRGTAADDGAKALVRMIRAVKEGWDFGITPDGPKGPRQELKPGVIALAKKTGAVIVPVCVAFDHAWHLQTWDRMPIPMPFARCIVRFGNPLGVPADAREAEWNPKVEDALNDMEAWAEGMGHA, encoded by the coding sequence GTGACGGCATCCGGCATCAACATCACTGTCCGCGGACGGCCGTTGGGGTCGCCGCTTTCCACTTGGCTGAATTTCCGTGTGGTGCCTTTTCTCGCGGCCCACCTGGTCAAGCTGCTGGCCTACACCCTGCGGGTCCATTACGAGGGCCTGGAGCCAGTCCAGGATCTCATCCAGGCCGACCGCCGTTTCATCCTAGCCTTCTGGCACCGGCGGCTGGTGATGATGCCGCTGGCCTATCCATTCAAACGCAAAGGCCGCGGCGTGGCGATCCTCGCCAGCGACAGCAAAGACGGAGAGCGCAGCACAGCCACCTGGAAATGGTTCGGCATCCACGCCGTGCGTGGAACGGCCGCCGACGACGGCGCGAAAGCCCTGGTGCGCATGATCCGCGCCGTCAAGGAGGGCTGGGATTTCGGCATCACACCCGACGGCCCCAAAGGTCCGCGGCAGGAATTGAAACCCGGCGTCATCGCCCTTGCGAAAAAAACCGGGGCTGTCATCGTGCCGGTGTGCGTGGCGTTCGACCACGCCTGGCATTTGCAAACCTGGGACCGGATGCCCATCCCCATGCCATTCGCCAGGTGCATCGTGCGGTTCGGGAACCCCCTGGGCGTGCCGGCGGACGCCCGTGAAGCCGAGTGGAATCCCAAAGTCGAAGACGCGCTGAATGACATGGAAGCCTGGGCAGAAGGGATGGGCCATGCCTGA
- a CDS encoding Hsp33 family molecular chaperone HslO has protein sequence MPDLPFHVARVVRGLTHDHHIRIAVLDASPLWDGVRRGHPHLDRDACACLTELLSATALVQSRGHSAERLQLLLKGSGRAKAVVADSWPDGTIRGVLDVSEQAAGPWVLAPGILQVMRSNPGGKPYIGSLELVEGGVATQVEAYLLLSEQVKASLTLWCGPETGEAGGLMVEPMPHCPPERLARLIQAIEGLDVVPHWERTTEFLLDWVSQGKGTEEISSSDLHYRCRCSRRSLIETLQGFPEAQQRDLFAELGALEVRCDYCSTVYLVTRDELLGEGHAS, from the coding sequence ATGCCCGATTTGCCTTTCCATGTGGCCCGCGTGGTCCGGGGCCTGACCCACGACCATCACATCCGCATCGCCGTCCTGGACGCCAGCCCGCTGTGGGATGGCGTCCGGCGCGGCCACCCCCATCTGGACCGGGATGCCTGCGCCTGCCTGACGGAGCTGCTCTCGGCCACAGCGCTGGTGCAAAGCCGGGGGCATTCGGCCGAGCGGCTGCAGCTCCTGCTGAAGGGCTCCGGCCGGGCCAAGGCGGTGGTGGCGGACTCCTGGCCCGATGGGACGATCAGGGGCGTGCTGGATGTCTCGGAACAGGCCGCCGGCCCTTGGGTGCTGGCTCCGGGCATCCTGCAGGTGATGCGCTCGAACCCCGGCGGCAAGCCCTATATCGGCAGCCTGGAATTGGTGGAAGGCGGCGTCGCCACGCAGGTAGAGGCCTACCTGCTGCTGTCCGAACAAGTGAAGGCGAGCCTCACGCTCTGGTGCGGTCCGGAAACCGGCGAAGCCGGCGGCCTCATGGTCGAACCCATGCCCCACTGCCCGCCGGAACGCCTGGCGCGGCTCATCCAGGCCATAGAGGGCCTGGATGTCGTGCCCCATTGGGAGCGCACCACGGAATTCCTCCTGGATTGGGTCAGCCAGGGCAAGGGCACCGAAGAAATTTCCAGCTCCGACCTGCACTACCGCTGCCGCTGCAGCCGCCGCTCCCTCATCGAGACGCTTCAGGGCTTTCCGGAGGCCCAGCAGCGGGACCTCTTCGCGGAGCTGGGCGCGCTGGAGGTACGCTGCGACTACTGCAGCACGGTGTACCTGGTGACCCGGGATGAGCTGCTGGGGGAGGGCCACGCCTCGTGA
- a CDS encoding Mrp/NBP35 family ATP-binding protein gives MDKRISRAAIFDAVNAYQVPGTSATLATLKAVKGITVEGGAITVSLTLLDAYQDREQAIRQNLAERLRQQDAVETTDIRIDWEKTPQVEYKNLLPSVKHAIVVGSGKGGVGKSTVACNLAVALAKQGLKVGLLDADLYGPSMGMMFGISEGPEGTPEGKIIPIEKFGLKLMSMAFLIDEDRPVIWRGPMLNKALTQFLGDVLWGDLDVLLMDLPPGTGDTQISLIQNASVAGAIVVSTPQDIAFLDAKKAIGMFNTVKVPILGVIENMSSFLCPKCGEETQIFGHGGVKAAAKRMDLPFLGEVPIDLAIREGSDNGRPLVEAHPDSPQTQAFMDMATALRKTLGL, from the coding sequence ATGGACAAACGAATCAGCCGCGCAGCGATTTTCGACGCCGTCAACGCCTATCAGGTTCCGGGGACATCGGCCACACTCGCGACCTTGAAAGCTGTAAAGGGCATCACCGTCGAAGGCGGCGCCATCACGGTCTCGCTGACCCTGCTTGACGCCTACCAGGACCGCGAACAGGCCATTCGCCAGAATCTGGCGGAACGGCTCCGGCAGCAGGACGCCGTCGAAACCACAGACATCCGCATCGACTGGGAAAAAACGCCCCAGGTGGAGTACAAGAACCTGCTTCCCTCCGTCAAGCACGCCATCGTGGTAGGCAGCGGGAAAGGCGGCGTGGGCAAGAGCACCGTAGCCTGCAACCTGGCCGTGGCCCTGGCGAAGCAGGGCCTCAAGGTGGGCCTCCTCGATGCGGACCTCTACGGCCCCAGCATGGGCATGATGTTCGGCATCTCCGAAGGCCCCGAAGGCACCCCCGAAGGCAAGATCATCCCCATCGAAAAATTCGGCCTGAAGCTCATGAGCATGGCCTTCCTCATCGATGAGGATCGGCCCGTGATCTGGCGCGGACCCATGCTCAACAAGGCGCTCACCCAGTTCTTAGGCGACGTGCTATGGGGCGACCTGGACGTGCTGCTGATGGACCTGCCGCCGGGCACCGGCGACACGCAGATCTCGCTCATCCAGAACGCCAGCGTGGCCGGCGCCATCGTGGTGAGCACCCCCCAGGACATCGCGTTCCTCGATGCGAAAAAGGCCATCGGCATGTTCAACACCGTGAAGGTGCCGATTCTCGGCGTCATCGAGAACATGAGCAGCTTCCTCTGCCCGAAATGCGGCGAGGAGACCCAGATCTTCGGCCACGGCGGCGTGAAGGCCGCTGCGAAGCGGATGGACCTGCCCTTCCTGGGCGAAGTCCCCATCGATCTGGCCATCCGGGAAGGCAGCGACAACGGCCGCCCGCTGGTCGAGGCCCATCCTGATTCCCCCCAAACCCAAGCATTCATGGATATGGCCACGGCCCTGCGCAAGACGCTGGGATTGTGA
- the queC gene encoding 7-cyano-7-deazaguanine synthase QueC → MPELAVVSLSGGMDSCVAAAIAKAEGFELALLHADYGQLTESRERQAYHDIAEFYGVPPSRRLVISFENLRRIGGSALTDPDIPLPEGDLARAGIPSSYVPFRNAHLLSTAVSWAEVLGATAIFVGFVEEDSSGYPDCREAFLRSFEQTADLGTKPETRVRFFAPLIHSSKAQIVQKGLELGAPLHLSWSCYRREDRACGTCDSCLLRLRGFQQAGAVDPAPYA, encoded by the coding sequence ATGCCTGAGCTGGCGGTCGTGTCGCTTTCTGGCGGAATGGATTCTTGCGTGGCCGCAGCCATCGCGAAGGCCGAGGGCTTTGAGCTGGCGCTCCTGCATGCGGACTATGGGCAGCTCACGGAATCCCGTGAGCGGCAGGCCTACCACGACATCGCCGAGTTCTACGGCGTGCCGCCCTCCCGCCGCCTCGTCATCTCCTTCGAGAACCTGCGGAGGATCGGCGGTTCCGCTCTCACCGATCCGGACATTCCGCTGCCGGAAGGCGACCTGGCCCGGGCGGGGATTCCCTCCAGCTACGTGCCTTTCCGCAATGCCCACCTGCTGAGCACCGCTGTGTCCTGGGCCGAAGTGCTCGGAGCCACGGCCATTTTCGTGGGCTTCGTGGAAGAGGATTCCTCGGGCTATCCGGACTGCCGCGAAGCTTTCCTCCGCAGTTTCGAGCAGACCGCCGACCTGGGCACTAAACCGGAAACTCGCGTGCGCTTTTTCGCGCCGCTCATCCATTCCAGCAAGGCCCAGATCGTGCAGAAGGGCCTGGAATTGGGCGCTCCGCTCCACTTGAGCTGGTCCTGCTACCGGCGGGAAGACAGGGCCTGCGGGACCTGCGATTCCTGCCTGCTCAGGCTGCGAGGCTTCCAGCAGGCGGGAGCTGTGGATCCGGCTCCCTACGCGTAG
- a CDS encoding carboxypeptidase regulatory-like domain-containing protein, which translates to MSHLSRPFFALLFASALMAQLPTKHPVPQSPPRAKPEKPEPQVEPDKTNGNVSAYVAREDGKPFEGAVVILELDGQEARAAATGENGYVTFVWVKPGIYKAIFRREGYAESVVPRVKVEGGKNIDIKAVLKKK; encoded by the coding sequence ATGTCCCACCTTTCCCGGCCCTTCTTCGCGCTGCTGTTCGCGTCTGCCCTCATGGCCCAGCTGCCGACCAAGCACCCTGTCCCGCAGTCCCCGCCGCGCGCCAAACCCGAAAAGCCCGAGCCCCAGGTCGAACCGGACAAGACCAATGGAAATGTTTCCGCCTATGTGGCAAGGGAGGACGGCAAGCCCTTCGAGGGAGCGGTCGTGATCCTGGAGCTGGATGGCCAGGAGGCCCGCGCCGCCGCCACCGGCGAGAATGGCTACGTCACCTTCGTCTGGGTGAAACCAGGCATCTACAAGGCCATTTTCCGCCGGGAAGGCTACGCGGAGTCCGTGGTGCCGCGCGTGAAAGTCGAGGGCGGCAAGAACATCGACATCAAGGCCGTGCTGAAGAAGAAGTGA
- the ppk1 gene encoding polyphosphate kinase 1, translated as MPRPEELINRELAWLDFNERVLEEAEDASVPLLERVKFLSIVSNNWDEFFMVRVAGIWRQIDAGITQPGADGLTPRQLMDRISQRLHEGSAHQHALFHNTIEPMLKAEGIAILNPADLSQGDRDFVSEYFERSLMPLITPLAVDTGHPFPRLANRAMVLVAELEAQEALEENSMFPLSELSIIHVPASVATRFLRIPSQPGTHTFITLENVVRMQLERLFSGYEVKNCNAVRVTRDSDLVVEEDPEEDLMKTVEESLRSSRRGAAVRLQYERGLSKALLDFLIEELELSAEDLYPTEGFTSFSDLMELYMQLDLPHLKDPPLPPLPVPALEQCESVFEAMSKRDILLQHPYQSFDDSVVRFVREAVEDPKVLAIKMTLYRMSPTSPIAASLERAAERGKQVAAIVELRARFDEEANIAWARRLERAGCHVVYGLPHYKTHGKACLVVRQEADGLRRYCHLGTGNYNERTSRLYSDLGIFTARPEFGEDLSNLFNLLTGYTRPPKFNYLLLAPQFFRRSLTERIQREMEHARAGKPARMILKMNALVDPSMIELLYEASQAGVQVDLIVRGACCLRSGVKGLSENIRVLSILDRFLEHARVYYFANDGHPETLLASGDLMPRNLDHRVEVAFPLVDPILAAEIVETLELQLADNVKGRMLGPDGQVQRRGLNPDGPFIRSQVRAYEYGYMRSGAGAMTQKLTELRPGDLGF; from the coding sequence ATGCCCCGCCCCGAGGAACTCATCAACCGAGAGCTGGCCTGGCTTGATTTCAACGAGCGCGTGCTGGAGGAGGCCGAGGACGCATCGGTCCCTCTGCTGGAACGCGTGAAATTCCTTTCCATCGTGTCCAACAACTGGGACGAATTCTTCATGGTCCGGGTGGCCGGCATCTGGAGGCAGATCGACGCGGGCATCACCCAGCCCGGCGCGGACGGGCTCACGCCCCGGCAGCTCATGGACCGCATCAGCCAGCGCCTGCACGAGGGATCGGCCCACCAGCATGCGCTCTTCCACAACACCATCGAGCCCATGCTGAAGGCCGAAGGGATCGCCATCCTGAACCCCGCGGACCTCAGCCAAGGCGACCGGGATTTCGTCAGCGAATACTTCGAGCGGAGCCTGATGCCCCTGATCACCCCGCTCGCCGTGGACACGGGCCATCCCTTCCCGCGCCTGGCCAACCGCGCCATGGTGCTGGTGGCGGAGCTGGAAGCCCAGGAGGCGCTCGAAGAGAATTCCATGTTCCCGCTCTCGGAGCTGAGCATCATCCACGTGCCCGCCTCGGTCGCCACGCGGTTCCTCCGCATTCCATCGCAACCGGGAACCCACACCTTCATCACCCTGGAAAATGTCGTCCGGATGCAGCTGGAGCGCCTTTTTTCGGGCTACGAAGTGAAGAATTGCAATGCGGTCCGGGTGACGCGGGACTCGGACCTGGTGGTGGAGGAGGATCCGGAAGAAGACCTGATGAAGACCGTGGAGGAAAGCCTGCGCAGCAGCCGCCGGGGCGCTGCCGTAAGGCTCCAGTACGAGCGGGGCCTCTCCAAGGCTCTGCTGGACTTCCTGATCGAGGAATTGGAATTGAGCGCCGAGGACCTCTATCCCACCGAGGGTTTCACGTCCTTTTCGGATTTGATGGAACTCTACATGCAGCTCGACCTTCCGCACCTCAAGGATCCGCCGCTGCCGCCGCTGCCGGTGCCGGCGCTGGAGCAGTGCGAGAGCGTCTTCGAAGCGATGTCCAAGCGGGACATCCTGTTGCAGCATCCCTACCAGAGCTTCGACGATTCGGTCGTCCGCTTCGTGCGGGAAGCCGTGGAGGATCCGAAAGTCCTCGCCATCAAGATGACCCTCTACCGCATGAGTCCCACGAGCCCCATCGCCGCGTCCCTGGAGCGGGCCGCGGAGCGCGGGAAGCAGGTGGCCGCCATCGTGGAGCTGCGGGCCCGGTTCGACGAAGAGGCCAACATCGCCTGGGCCAGGCGCCTGGAGCGGGCGGGCTGCCACGTGGTGTACGGATTGCCCCACTACAAGACCCACGGAAAGGCCTGCCTCGTGGTGCGCCAGGAGGCCGACGGCCTCCGCCGCTATTGCCATCTGGGCACCGGCAACTACAACGAGCGCACCAGCCGGCTTTATTCGGACCTGGGGATCTTCACCGCCCGGCCGGAATTCGGCGAGGATCTTTCGAACCTGTTCAATCTGCTCACGGGCTACACCAGACCGCCCAAATTCAACTACCTGCTGCTGGCGCCGCAGTTCTTCCGGCGCAGCCTCACCGAGCGGATCCAGCGCGAGATGGAACATGCGAGGGCCGGCAAGCCGGCGCGGATGATCCTCAAGATGAACGCGCTGGTGGATCCCAGCATGATCGAGCTGCTCTACGAGGCGAGCCAGGCGGGCGTGCAGGTGGATCTCATCGTGCGGGGCGCCTGCTGCCTGCGCAGCGGGGTGAAGGGCCTCTCAGAGAACATCCGGGTGCTGTCCATCCTGGACCGCTTCCTGGAGCATGCCCGGGTCTATTATTTCGCCAACGATGGCCATCCCGAGACCCTGCTGGCCAGCGGCGACCTCATGCCCCGCAACCTGGACCACCGCGTGGAGGTGGCCTTCCCCCTGGTGGATCCGATCCTGGCGGCGGAGATCGTCGAAACCCTGGAGTTGCAGCTCGCGGACAATGTGAAGGGACGCATGCTCGGGCCGGATGGGCAGGTCCAGCGCCGGGGCCTGAACCCGGACGGGCCATTCATCCGAAGCCAGGTCCGCGCCTATGAATACGGCTATATGCGGAGCGGCGCCGGAGCCATGACCCAGAAGCTCACGGAGTTGCGGCCGGGGGATCTGGGGTTTTAA
- a CDS encoding M28 family peptidase, translating to MRLKFMVAVALPALLNAQAPKVQEAPLRAHLAFLSDDLLEGRGTGQRGSDLTMRYLETQLAAMGLEPGNGGSFRQTAKIAGVKTNAAESTFKFASAGSGKAELPLSFGDQIVFSSGSAKADMAFDAPMVFVGYGIAAPEESWDDYKNADCRGKVLVMLVNDPQPTAEEPDRFGGKSLTYYGRWTYKFEEGLRRGAAGVLLIHTDASASYGWSVVKNGWAHERFQLAEGAGATDVEGWLTHEAAKALFAAAGQDLGQLAAKAERKDFRPVDLGLKATGHVVCSVRLVEQGNIAGVVPGTDPELKDEVVIYSAHWDHLGKGEGAGDQTWNGSVDNASGTAAVLAMAKAAVERPAKRSQMFLLVFGEEQGLLGSKAYARHPLWPLMKTAADLNLDSMNFVGATRDIGTQGSERTTLGATAAGVAHKMGLAVAKVEPDLGGGYFRSDHFSFANVGVPAFSINSGKVFVQHQEASRSKAAAYSQRYHQVTDEFDPAWDLSGMVQQAQFTLNLGYAVANAPQMPVWKKGDPLGQVRQAAGSKAAR from the coding sequence ATGCGCTTGAAATTCATGGTGGCTGTTGCGCTGCCGGCACTGCTGAATGCCCAGGCCCCGAAAGTCCAGGAAGCGCCGCTCCGCGCGCACCTGGCTTTTCTCTCCGATGATCTGCTGGAAGGACGCGGAACCGGGCAGCGGGGCAGCGACCTCACCATGCGTTATTTGGAGACGCAATTGGCCGCCATGGGCCTGGAACCTGGGAATGGCGGCAGTTTCCGCCAGACGGCGAAAATCGCCGGCGTGAAGACGAATGCGGCAGAGAGCACTTTTAAATTCGCTTCTGCGGGCAGCGGGAAGGCGGAATTGCCGCTCAGCTTCGGTGACCAGATCGTGTTTTCGTCCGGCAGCGCCAAGGCCGACATGGCCTTCGATGCCCCCATGGTGTTCGTGGGGTATGGGATCGCGGCGCCTGAGGAATCCTGGGACGACTATAAAAATGCGGACTGCCGGGGCAAGGTCCTTGTGATGCTGGTGAACGACCCGCAGCCCACGGCGGAGGAACCGGACCGTTTCGGGGGGAAATCCCTGACCTATTACGGCCGGTGGACCTACAAGTTCGAAGAAGGGCTCCGCCGGGGGGCCGCAGGGGTCCTGCTCATCCACACAGACGCATCGGCCTCCTATGGGTGGAGCGTGGTGAAGAACGGGTGGGCCCACGAGCGGTTCCAATTGGCCGAGGGCGCCGGGGCCACGGATGTGGAAGGCTGGCTGACCCACGAAGCGGCGAAAGCCCTGTTCGCAGCCGCTGGCCAGGACCTAGGCCAACTGGCCGCCAAGGCCGAGCGCAAGGACTTCAGGCCCGTGGATCTGGGACTGAAGGCTACAGGCCATGTGGTCTGCTCAGTGCGATTGGTGGAACAAGGCAACATCGCCGGGGTGGTTCCGGGGACCGATCCGGAATTGAAGGACGAGGTCGTGATCTACTCCGCCCACTGGGACCATCTGGGCAAAGGCGAAGGCGCCGGGGACCAGACCTGGAACGGTTCGGTGGACAACGCCTCAGGCACCGCGGCCGTGCTGGCCATGGCGAAAGCGGCCGTGGAGCGTCCCGCCAAGCGCAGCCAGATGTTCCTGCTGGTCTTCGGAGAGGAGCAGGGCCTGCTCGGAAGCAAAGCGTACGCCCGGCACCCGCTATGGCCTCTGATGAAAACCGCCGCGGACCTCAATCTGGACAGCATGAATTTCGTCGGCGCGACCCGGGATATCGGCACCCAGGGGAGCGAGCGCACCACCCTGGGGGCCACCGCTGCCGGTGTGGCGCATAAGATGGGTTTGGCTGTCGCGAAGGTGGAACCGGACCTCGGCGGGGGCTACTTCCGGAGCGACCACTTCAGTTTCGCCAATGTGGGCGTCCCGGCTTTTTCCATCAATTCCGGCAAGGTCTTTGTGCAGCATCAGGAAGCATCCAGGAGCAAAGCCGCGGCCTATTCCCAGCGCTACCACCAGGTGACGGATGAATTCGACCCCGCCTGGGACCTCTCGGGCATGGTGCAGCAGGCCCAGTTCACGCTCAATCTGGGCTACGCGGTCGCCAATGCCCCGCAGATGCCGGTCTGGAAGAAGGGGGATCCCTTGGGACAGGTGCGCCAGGCCGCAGGGTCGAAGGCCGCCAGATGA
- a CDS encoding PaaI family thioesterase yields MPPIQIPDVLAPDLLDRVWARFAPWPLIREWDMTFEEMEPGKATLRLKPNKHTINGPRGNVNGGVLATVADMTAALALCTVFDGLMPFATQDLHIRYLEPAKGEVIGKAEVVRLSKRGAVLECRLTCGGRLVAHCTAHFSIKPNLPG; encoded by the coding sequence ATGCCCCCGATCCAGATTCCCGACGTGCTCGCGCCCGACCTGCTGGACCGGGTCTGGGCCCGCTTCGCGCCGTGGCCGCTCATCCGGGAATGGGACATGACCTTCGAGGAGATGGAGCCGGGAAAGGCGACCCTGCGGCTGAAGCCCAACAAGCACACCATCAACGGCCCCAGGGGCAACGTGAACGGCGGCGTGCTGGCCACGGTGGCGGACATGACCGCGGCCCTGGCCCTCTGCACGGTCTTCGATGGGCTCATGCCCTTCGCCACGCAGGACCTGCACATCCGGTATCTCGAGCCCGCCAAGGGCGAGGTCATCGGAAAGGCGGAAGTGGTGCGCCTCTCCAAACGCGGCGCCGTGCTGGAATGCCGGCTCACCTGCGGCGGCCGCCTGGTGGCCCATTGCACGGCGCACTTCAGCATCAAACCCAACCTGCCCGGGTGA